A region of Faecalibacterium taiwanense DNA encodes the following proteins:
- a CDS encoding sodium-dependent transporter yields the protein MEREKLKSRLGFILLSAGCAIGIGNVWKFPYIAGQGGGGAFVLFYLIFLIILGLPIMTMEFAVGRASRKSPVRAYQALEKPGQKWHIHGYLTLIGCYLLMMFYTTVAGWMLHYFYMTATGKLAGLNADQVAGKFTEMLADPGVMTFWMVFVVALGIFVCAKGLQNGLERVTKVMMIALLVIMVVLAVNSLFMPGAKEGLSFFLVPDFGRMKEVGVVNTLVSAMNQAFFTLSLGIGAMSIFGSYIGKEHSLLGESARIVVLDTFVAITAGLIIFPACFTYGVDQTSGPSLIFITLPNIFANMAMGRLWGSLFFLFMAFAALSTVLAVFENIICCGMELTGCSRKKSSLVNFVLITLLSPPCVLGYNVWAWDGFAVFGGAVLDLEDFLVSNLFLPLGSLVYLLFCVTKYGWGWDNYKKEVNTGKGLKMHDWMRGYLTCVLPVIVLFIFAFGIYDKFFA from the coding sequence ATGGAAAGAGAAAAACTGAAGTCCCGTCTGGGCTTCATTCTGCTTTCGGCGGGCTGTGCCATCGGCATTGGCAACGTGTGGAAGTTCCCTTATATTGCCGGTCAGGGCGGCGGCGGCGCGTTCGTGCTGTTCTACCTGATCTTCCTCATCATTCTGGGCCTGCCCATCATGACCATGGAGTTTGCGGTGGGCCGCGCTTCCCGCAAAAGCCCGGTGCGGGCCTATCAGGCACTGGAAAAGCCGGGCCAGAAGTGGCACATCCACGGCTACCTCACCCTCATTGGCTGCTATCTGCTCATGATGTTCTACACCACCGTGGCAGGCTGGATGCTGCACTATTTCTACATGACCGCCACCGGTAAGCTGGCAGGCCTGAACGCCGATCAGGTGGCTGGCAAGTTTACCGAAATGCTGGCAGACCCCGGCGTGATGACCTTCTGGATGGTGTTCGTGGTGGCACTGGGCATCTTTGTATGCGCCAAGGGCCTGCAGAACGGCCTTGAGCGCGTGACCAAGGTCATGATGATCGCCCTGCTGGTGATCATGGTGGTGCTGGCCGTCAACAGCCTGTTCATGCCCGGCGCAAAGGAAGGCCTGAGCTTCTTCCTCGTGCCCGACTTCGGGCGCATGAAAGAGGTGGGCGTGGTCAACACGCTGGTGTCCGCCATGAATCAGGCCTTCTTCACCCTGAGCCTTGGCATTGGCGCAATGTCCATCTTTGGCAGCTACATCGGCAAGGAGCACTCCCTGCTGGGCGAGTCCGCCCGCATCGTGGTGCTGGATACCTTCGTGGCCATCACCGCCGGTCTCATCATCTTCCCGGCCTGCTTCACCTACGGTGTGGACCAGACCAGCGGCCCCAGCCTGATCTTCATTACCCTGCCCAACATCTTTGCCAACATGGCCATGGGCCGGTTGTGGGGCTCCCTGTTCTTCCTGTTCATGGCCTTTGCAGCGCTTTCCACCGTGCTGGCTGTGTTCGAGAACATCATCTGCTGCGGCATGGAGCTGACCGGCTGCAGCCGCAAGAAATCCAGTCTGGTGAACTTCGTGCTCATCACTCTGCTTTCGCCGCCCTGCGTGCTGGGCTACAACGTGTGGGCATGGGACGGCTTTGCCGTGTTCGGCGGCGCTGTGCTGGATTTGGAGGACTTCCTCGTGAGCAACCTGTTCCTGCCGCTGGGCAGCTTGGTGTACCTGCTGTTCTGCGTTACCAAGTACGGCTGGGGCTGGGACAACTATAAAAAGGAAGTCAACACCGGCAAGGGCCTCAAGATGCACGACTGGATGCGCGGTTACCTGACCTGCGTGCTGCCGGTGATCGTGCTGTTCATCTTTGCTTTTGGCATCTACGATAAATTTTTTGCGTAA
- a CDS encoding aspartate carbamoyltransferase regulatory subunit yields MLNIDEIQNGIVIDHIKAGTAIGLMDLLGIAGNRTASVALIQNARSSKSASGRKDIIKVEGDASWLNLDVLAYLDPGISVTIIENGKAVRKEKPMPPKRLVNIVKCRNPRCISSIEEECDQIFELSSNGKYRCIYCEQELQVKPE; encoded by the coding sequence ATGTTGAACATCGATGAAATTCAGAACGGAATCGTGATCGACCACATCAAGGCAGGCACCGCCATTGGCCTGATGGACCTGCTGGGCATTGCGGGCAACCGCACCGCCAGCGTGGCGCTGATCCAGAATGCACGCAGCAGCAAGAGCGCCAGCGGCCGCAAGGACATCATCAAGGTGGAGGGCGATGCTTCCTGGCTGAACCTGGATGTGCTGGCCTACCTTGACCCGGGCATCAGCGTGACCATCATTGAAAACGGCAAGGCCGTGCGCAAGGAAAAGCCGATGCCCCCCAAGCGCCTTGTGAACATTGTAAAATGCCGCAACCCCCGCTGCATCTCCTCCATTGAGGAAGAGTGCGACCAGATCTTTGAGCTGAGCTCCAACGGCAAATACCGCTGCATCTACTGCGAGCAGGAGCTGCAGGTAAAGCCGGAATAA
- a CDS encoding GNAT family N-acetyltransferase translates to MEVFLHKICGQPVQPPVSMQLRRCTPEQAPAVYALQNEVRAAMPDPEQFVPDTLENITAYVRKDLCIGAWQGSRLGGYLIVRFCGRSAHNYAAFMDAPRTEWEHWANADSAIVHADFRGNGLQRLMLEAALPLFPKKITHIGATVSPQNQYSLHNALASGFAIVSRREMYGGHDRYLLAKEL, encoded by the coding sequence ATGGAAGTTTTTCTGCACAAGATCTGCGGCCAGCCGGTGCAGCCGCCGGTGTCCATGCAGCTGCGCCGCTGCACGCCGGAGCAGGCCCCGGCGGTGTACGCCTTGCAAAACGAGGTGCGCGCCGCCATGCCGGACCCGGAGCAGTTCGTGCCGGACACGCTGGAAAACATCACGGCCTATGTCCGCAAGGACCTGTGCATCGGCGCATGGCAGGGCAGCCGCCTTGGCGGGTATCTCATCGTGCGCTTCTGCGGGCGCAGCGCACACAACTATGCGGCCTTCATGGATGCGCCGCGCACCGAGTGGGAGCACTGGGCCAATGCGGACAGCGCCATCGTCCACGCAGACTTTCGCGGCAACGGCCTGCAACGGCTCATGCTGGAAGCAGCGCTGCCGCTTTTCCCGAAAAAAATCACCCATATCGGTGCTACCGTCAGCCCGCAGAACCAGTACAGCCTGCACAACGCCCTTGCGTCCGGTTTTGCCATCGTCTCCCGGCGGGAAATGTACGGCGGCCACGACCGTTACCTGCTGGCAAAGGAGCTGTAA
- a CDS encoding LytTR family DNA-binding domain-containing protein — protein sequence MHILICDDDAAFGARMAEYVTVYFTARSVQVHTAVCTSAAEVLATPGLELYQLAFLDVDMPGANGMVLGRQLKQKCPGLMLVYVSAYLEFALEGYTVNAYRYLLKRDIARTLPKCLDDLLAALTDQRKTLTVHHNRTETEIPLDQIYYLESDLRQINVYGDIARRPICTYYGKIADLPPMLYENGFLQVSRSDVVNMKYVRSIRSYRALLKNGVELSVSRAGYAAIQNAYLEWKGQYVDE from the coding sequence ATGCATATCCTGATCTGTGACGATGATGCGGCGTTCGGCGCGCGTATGGCAGAATATGTCACCGTCTACTTTACCGCCCGCAGCGTGCAGGTGCACACCGCCGTCTGCACCAGCGCAGCCGAGGTGCTTGCAACGCCGGGGCTGGAGCTGTATCAGCTGGCGTTTCTGGACGTGGACATGCCCGGTGCAAACGGCATGGTGCTGGGCCGTCAGCTCAAGCAGAAGTGCCCCGGACTGATGCTGGTGTATGTTTCGGCCTATCTGGAATTTGCGCTGGAAGGCTACACGGTGAACGCCTACCGCTACCTGCTCAAGCGGGACATTGCGCGCACCCTGCCCAAGTGTCTGGACGACCTGCTTGCCGCCCTGACCGACCAGCGCAAGACTCTGACGGTGCACCACAACCGCACCGAAACGGAAATTCCGCTGGATCAGATCTATTATCTGGAAAGCGACCTGCGCCAGATCAACGTCTACGGCGACATTGCCCGCCGGCCCATCTGCACCTACTACGGCAAGATCGCCGACCTGCCGCCCATGCTCTACGAGAACGGCTTTTTGCAGGTGAGCCGCAGCGATGTGGTGAACATGAAATATGTGCGCAGCATCCGCAGCTACCGCGCCCTGCTGAAAAACGGGGTGGAGCTGAGCGTGAGCCGCGCAGGCTATGCAGCCATCCAGAACGCATATCTGGAATGGAAGGGGCAGTATGTGGATGAGTGA
- the pyrB gene encoding aspartate carbamoyltransferase — protein sequence MRHLIDPLDFTQQEISTLLDLADRIHDDPAAYQEVARHKKLATLFYEPSTRTRLSFEAAMLNLGGHVLGFPSENVSSASKGESVADTIRVVSCYADIVAMRHPKEGAPLRASRYSRIPVINAGDGGHQHPTQTLTDLMTIRRRMGRLDDLTIGLCGDLKFGRTVHSLIKTMARCKNIRFVLISPEELRVPDYIVKDVLEANGIPYQETRSLEESMSELDILYMTRVQKERFFNEEDYIRLKNSYILTKEKMDLAKPDMAVLHPLPRVNEIALDVDDDPRAAYFEQVQNGVYVRMALIMTLLGLRDPKAPKEEN from the coding sequence ATGCGACATCTGATCGACCCGTTGGATTTTACCCAACAGGAAATCTCCACGCTGCTTGATCTGGCCGACCGCATCCATGACGACCCGGCCGCGTATCAGGAGGTGGCCCGGCATAAAAAGCTGGCTACCCTGTTCTACGAGCCTTCCACCCGCACCCGCCTCTCCTTTGAGGCAGCCATGCTGAACCTTGGCGGCCATGTGCTGGGCTTTCCCAGTGAGAACGTGTCCAGCGCAAGCAAGGGCGAAAGCGTTGCCGACACCATCCGCGTGGTGTCCTGCTATGCGGACATCGTGGCCATGCGCCACCCCAAAGAGGGCGCACCGCTGCGCGCTTCCCGCTACTCCCGCATCCCGGTGATCAACGCGGGCGACGGCGGCCACCAGCACCCCACCCAGACCCTGACGGACCTCATGACCATCCGCCGCCGCATGGGACGGCTGGATGACCTGACCATCGGCCTGTGCGGCGACCTGAAATTCGGCCGCACCGTGCACTCCCTCATCAAAACCATGGCCCGCTGCAAGAACATCCGGTTCGTGCTTATCAGCCCGGAAGAGCTGCGCGTGCCGGACTACATCGTAAAGGACGTGCTGGAGGCCAACGGCATCCCCTACCAGGAGACCCGCAGTCTGGAGGAATCCATGTCGGAGCTGGACATCCTGTACATGACCCGTGTGCAGAAGGAGCGCTTCTTCAACGAGGAGGACTACATCCGCCTGAAGAACAGCTACATCCTCACCAAGGAAAAGATGGACCTTGCAAAGCCGGATATGGCTGTGCTGCATCCCCTGCCCCGCGTCAACGAGATCGCACTGGACGTGGACGACGATCCCCGCGCCGCCTACTTTGAGCAGGTGCAGAACGGCGTGTATGTGCGTATGGCACTGATCATGACCCTGCTGGGCCTGCGCGACCCCAAGGCACCTAAGGAGGAGAACTGA
- a CDS encoding GHKL domain-containing protein, with protein sequence MSDAFAEMMLGHLVCLVQGNAFILVEWAYLGRGKLRWPVLWAELLCMGQLGLSLATGMSFFNVQSVLLNVLYLFVTAQLFGGNFADKLTACLINGTMCLLVENTVNYTYSWFTGVRTGEAWQHPGCLIALCAANLIVGAAVAHSLYSWNQKCALQPLQALVMSFFPGVAVVLNIVLMVTGTQQPATRMTMLLTFGMSVAVLVHIAIVQMFNDQVVQRQNSRYRAQLEQQRAEALLDSYTEQRRLTHEFTNHMTALTALLDQGDLKGAQAYIASVSKTVAAGTTIMDTHNPLLDSILSKKYEEAAKVGVNIYFDLCDLKRMPFDSMDMVIVLSNLLDNATRAAAQALPPEVHVRIRKTPEEYLISVRNRVQEDLLLEEGKLPGTTKKESGHGMGLANVQDVLRKYGAEYTVSCRDRWFRFTCAIPCAVHDMCTDNL encoded by the coding sequence ATGAGTGATGCATTTGCGGAAATGATGCTGGGGCATCTGGTGTGTCTGGTCCAGGGGAACGCCTTTATTCTGGTGGAGTGGGCCTATCTGGGCAGGGGAAAACTGCGCTGGCCGGTTCTGTGGGCAGAGCTGCTGTGTATGGGGCAGCTGGGCCTGTCACTCGCAACAGGAATGTCATTTTTCAATGTGCAGAGCGTCCTGCTCAATGTGCTGTACCTTTTTGTTACGGCGCAGCTGTTTGGCGGAAACTTTGCCGATAAGCTCACCGCCTGCCTGATCAACGGCACCATGTGCCTGCTGGTGGAGAACACGGTCAACTATACCTACTCCTGGTTCACAGGAGTGCGCACCGGCGAAGCATGGCAGCACCCCGGCTGCCTGATCGCGCTGTGCGCCGCGAACCTTATCGTGGGTGCAGCAGTTGCGCATTCCCTGTACAGCTGGAACCAGAAGTGTGCTCTGCAGCCGCTGCAGGCGCTGGTGATGTCCTTTTTCCCCGGGGTGGCTGTGGTGCTGAACATCGTGCTGATGGTCACAGGGACCCAGCAGCCCGCTACCCGGATGACCATGCTGCTCACCTTTGGCATGAGCGTGGCGGTGCTGGTGCATATCGCCATCGTGCAGATGTTCAACGATCAGGTGGTGCAGCGGCAGAACTCCCGCTACCGTGCTCAGTTGGAACAGCAGCGTGCCGAAGCCCTGCTGGATTCCTACACGGAACAGCGCCGCCTGACCCACGAGTTCACCAACCACATGACAGCCCTTACCGCCCTGCTGGATCAGGGAGATCTGAAAGGCGCACAGGCCTACATTGCCAGCGTGAGCAAAACGGTGGCGGCGGGCACCACCATCATGGATACCCACAACCCGCTGCTGGATTCCATTCTGAGCAAAAAATACGAAGAAGCGGCAAAAGTTGGCGTGAACATTTACTTTGACCTGTGCGATCTCAAGCGGATGCCCTTCGACAGCATGGATATGGTCATCGTGCTCTCCAACCTTCTGGACAACGCCACCCGCGCCGCAGCGCAGGCCCTGCCGCCGGAGGTGCATGTGCGCATCCGCAAAACGCCGGAAGAATATCTGATCTCGGTGCGCAACCGCGTGCAGGAAGACCTGCTGCTGGAGGAGGGCAAGCTGCCCGGCACCACCAAAAAGGAGAGCGGCCACGGCATGGGCCTTGCCAACGTGCAGGACGTGCTGCGCAAGTACGGTGCCGAGTATACCGTGAGCTGCCGCGACCGGTGGTTCCGGTTTACCTGCGCCATCCCGTGCGCAGTTCATGACATGTGTACCGACAATTTATGA
- a CDS encoding GntR family transcriptional regulator, whose amino-acid sequence MKESALTSSNRLGGAVISDRIVASLLEELRTGRYARADRLPAEVDLAAELGVSRTVIRDALSEMERAGYVERVRGIGTVVNRAVLSLRSRLDQKLEYYPLIRSFGSYPHADGIQVFPIRAGEELARDLEIEPGDDVICIKKRILADTTPVIYSIDYLPRALFGARDYTRIDLTGGVFDILERECHQQISSNVAHLKASCGDDAIRSAMRLAPGEAMLLLDEVCFNRLCRPVMRSLSYYTNFFDFSILRKLL is encoded by the coding sequence ATGAAGGAATCTGCACTTACCTCTTCCAACCGATTGGGCGGTGCTGTGATCAGCGACCGCATCGTTGCCAGTCTGCTGGAAGAGCTGCGCACCGGGCGCTATGCCCGGGCCGACCGTCTGCCCGCCGAGGTAGATCTTGCCGCTGAGCTGGGCGTGAGCCGCACCGTCATCCGCGATGCTTTGAGCGAGATGGAGCGCGCAGGCTATGTGGAACGCGTGCGCGGCATTGGCACGGTGGTGAACCGCGCTGTGCTGAGCCTGCGCAGCCGGCTGGACCAGAAGCTGGAATACTACCCGCTGATCCGCAGCTTTGGCAGCTACCCCCACGCCGATGGCATTCAGGTATTTCCCATCCGTGCCGGTGAAGAGCTGGCCCGCGATCTGGAAATTGAGCCGGGCGACGACGTGATCTGCATCAAAAAGCGCATTCTGGCCGACACCACCCCGGTGATCTACTCCATCGACTACCTGCCCAGAGCACTGTTCGGTGCCAGAGACTACACCCGCATCGACCTGACCGGCGGCGTGTTCGATATTCTGGAACGGGAGTGTCACCAGCAGATCTCCTCCAACGTCGCCCACCTGAAGGCAAGCTGCGGCGACGATGCCATCCGCTCCGCCATGCGCCTTGCTCCGGGCGAGGCCATGCTGCTGCTGGACGAAGTGTGTTTCAATCGTTTGTGCCGCCCGGTGATGCGTTCGCTGAGCTACTACACAAACTTCTTTGATTTTTCCATTTTACGCAAGCTGCTCTAA